The Halorhodospira halophila SL1 genomic sequence AGCGCCTGCACACGGCCGCCGAGGTCAGCGACCTGGCCCGCCTGGCCCTGGCTAAGGCCCGCCCCGGCGACTGCCTGGTGGTCATGAGCAACGGCGCCTTCGGCGATATCCACGAGCGGCTGCTGACCGGCCTGAGGACCCGGGGCGCGCCGGCATGAGCGGGATCAGTGTCGCCCTGACCGGCGCCTCGGGTATGCAGTACGGGCTGCGTCTGATCCAGGCCCTGGCCGGAGCCGGCGAGACCGTCCACCTCCTGGTCTCCGATGCCGCCCGAGTGGTGGCCGGACTGGAAACCGACACCCCGCTACCCCGACGCTCCGGGGAGCTGCATCGCGAGCTGGTCGCGGCGCTGGGCATCGATCCGGCGCGGCTCTACGTCTACAGTGAACAGCAATGGACGGCACCGCTAGCCTCCGGCTCGGCGGCACCCCAACGCATGGTGGTGTGCCCCTGCACCACGGGCACCCTGGCGGCCATTGCCGGCGGACACTCCGACAGCCTGATCGAGCGTGCTGCGGATGTGGTCATCAAAGAGCGCGGACGGCTGGTGGTGGTCCCGCGGGAGACGCCCCTGTCGGCGATCCATCTGGAGCACATGCTGTCCCTGACGCGGCTGGGGGTGGTGGTCCTGCCCGCCAACCCGGGGTTCTACCATCGACCCCAGCGGGTCGAGGATCTGATCGATTTCGTCGTCGCGCGGATTCTGGATCATCTGCATGTGGCCCACGATCTGGGTCCCCGCTGGGGCAAGGAGGGCAATTGATGGGCGATGAGCTGCCGCTGTTCCCGCTGCGCACGGTCCTCTTCCCGGGCGGGCGCCTGGATCTGCGCATCTTTGAGCGCCGTTATCTGGATCTCGTCACCCATTGCGTGCGCAACGAGGCCCCGTTCGGTATTTGCCTGATCGAAGAGGATAGCGAGACCGGTCTGCCGGCCCGGCCCCACGCCGTGGGCACGGCGGTGCGGATCATCGACTGGGATCAGCGCAGCGACGGTCTGTTGGGGATCACCGTCGAGGGACAGCGCCGTTTCGAGATCCTGGAGCGGCACGCCCCCGCCGGGACGGTCCAGCAGGCCCGGGTGCGCTGGCTGGCAGAACAGCCAACACCGCGGCTGGATGCCGAGCTCCAGCCGCTGGCCGATCTACTGGAGCGGATTCTCGACCAGATTGGCGGCCTCTACGGGGCGATGCCCCGACAACTCGATGACGCAGGCTGGGTCAGCGCCCGGCTCTCGGAACTCCTGCCCATTCCCACCGAGGCGAAGCAGCAGCTGCTGGAGATCGACGCCCCCGAGGAGCGCCTGGAGCTGCTGCGCCAGGCGCTGGAACAGGAATAGCCTCCCCGCTGACGGCCCCGGGCGATGCCCCCCCCGCCGCAGCCGGGGCCTTTGGGCGTGCCGAGCAGCGCAGCCCCCGGCGGGGGTTCAGCGCGAACCTTTGCCGGTTCGCGCTGAACAGCGAGGTTTTGTCCGAGCGGCGCGCAGCGCCGCGAGTTAAGCGAGCGGCCCCGCCGGGATGAGCCGCGCAGGGGACCTCGCCGTCAGGCGAGGCGCGCGCGTCAGGCCCCGGCTGCGGCGGGGGGGGCATC encodes the following:
- a CDS encoding UbiX family flavin prenyltransferase; translated protein: MSGISVALTGASGMQYGLRLIQALAGAGETVHLLVSDAARVVAGLETDTPLPRRSGELHRELVAALGIDPARLYVYSEQQWTAPLASGSAAPQRMVVCPCTTGTLAAIAGGHSDSLIERAADVVIKERGRLVVVPRETPLSAIHLEHMLSLTRLGVVVLPANPGFYHRPQRVEDLIDFVVARILDHLHVAHDLGPRWGKEGN
- a CDS encoding LON peptidase substrate-binding domain-containing protein, which produces MGDELPLFPLRTVLFPGGRLDLRIFERRYLDLVTHCVRNEAPFGICLIEEDSETGLPARPHAVGTAVRIIDWDQRSDGLLGITVEGQRRFEILERHAPAGTVQQARVRWLAEQPTPRLDAELQPLADLLERILDQIGGLYGAMPRQLDDAGWVSARLSELLPIPTEAKQQLLEIDAPEERLELLRQALEQE